Within the uncultured Draconibacterium sp. genome, the region CAAAAGAATGTAGGTGAAACTATCAGCGATGTTGCCGGACCGCTGGGTTTGCCGTGTGTCGATCATAAACCCAAAAAGGTACTTGGAATTGGTGGTGGTGTTGGTGCTGCTCCTTTGTATCCTCAAATAAAAATGCATGCCGGAAATGACGTAGAAATTGATGTTGTTTTAGGAGGACGCAGTGCTGAATTTGTAATTCTGCAAGAGGAATTCTCGCAACTGGCGAAGAACGTATTTGTAGCTACCGACGATGGAAGCCTAGGAACAAAAGGATTCGTTACCAATATCGTTCAGAAATTGCTGGAAGAAGGAAATCAATACGATGAAGTAATTGCGATTGGTCCTATTCCGATGATGAAAGCGGTGGTTAATGTGGTAAAACCATTCAATATCCCGATTTCTGTTTCATTGAATCCATTGATGGTTGATGGAACCGGAATGTGCGGTGGATGCCGTGTTTCTATTGCAGGAAAAACAAAATTTGCTTGTGTTGACGGTCCCGATTTTAATGGTTACGAAGTTGATTTCGATGAAATCACAAGTCGCCAGGGTATGTACAAGGATCAGGAAAAGAATCACAACTGCAGAATCGGTCTGTCGGGCGAGCATAAAAAAGCAACAAAAGTTGTTGCGCCAATCACTGCGCAAATGAAGGGCAGGTTTAATATGCAGTCCGAAAAAACGCCAATGCAGGAGCTTGATCCAATTGAAAGAAGTAAATCGTTTGGTGAGGTGGCGATGGGTTATACCGAGGAAGAGGCGATAAACGAAGCCAAACGTTGCATTCAGTGTAAACGACCTTCGTGTGTAAGCGGTTGCCCGGTGAATGTGAACATCCCCGAGTTTATTGGTCATATTGCACAAGGCGATTTTCAGGAGGCGTACAAAAGCATAAAATCATACAATAGCCTTCCGGCAGTTTGCGGTCGTGTGTGTCCGCAGGAAAACCAGTGTGAAGCGATTTGTGTTCGTGGTAAAAACGATGAACCTGTGGCCATCGGTCGATTGGAGCGTTTTATTGCCGATTATGCACGCGAAAGTAAATTCGAAGAAGAAATTCCTCAGCACAACTCTGGAAGAAAAATCGCTGTAATTGGTGCCGGACCTGCCGGGATTGCCTGTGCAGGCGAACTGGCAAAAAAAGGTCACGAGGTAGTGGTTTTTGAAGCATTGCACACGCCCGGCGGAGTATTAATGTATGGTATTCCTGAATTCCGCTTACCAAAACAAATCGTACGCGAAGAAATCGACTCCATAAAAAAAATGGGCGTTAAAATTGAGAAAAACGTAATCGTGGGAAAATCGCTAACCGTGGAAGATTTGAAGGAAGATGGTTTTGAAGCTATTTTCATTTCTACCGGTGCTGGTTTGCCGCGATTCCTGAATATCGATGGAGAAAATCTGAATGGAGTATATTCGGCCAACGAATTTCTGACTCGTGTTAACTTAATGGAATCCTTTAAACGTGAAACGCCAAGCCCGGTTCAGAAAGGCGATAAAGTAGCCGTTGTTGGTGGTGGTAACGTAGCTATGGATGCCTGCCGAACAGCATTACGTTTAGGAGCAGAGGAAGTTTATATCATTTACCGACGCGGTGAAGATGAGCTTCCTGCGCGTGCTGAAGAAATTGAACATGCCAAAGAAGAAGGTATTCAGTTTAAGTTGTTGGCTAATCCGGTTAAAATTCATGATAACGGTTCCGGTTGGGTAGGAGCAATAGAAAATCAGCAAATGGAATTAGGCGAACCCGATGCATCGGGACGAAGAAGGCCTGTTCCGGTTGAAGGCGAGACTTTTTTACTCGATGTAAATAAGGTTGTAATTGCAGTGGGGCAGTCGCCAAATCCGTTAATTACGCAAAGTACCAAAGGGCTTGATTTGCATTCGTGGGGCGGAATTATCGTTGACGAACAAACCATGAAAACCAGCAAAGAAAATGTATACGCCGGTGGCGATGTGGTTACAGGTGCAGCAACCGTAATTCTGGCAATGGGAGCTGGGAAAACTGCGGCAAACGCTATCGATGAGCAATTAAATTAGCTTGATTTACAATATTGAAATCAAAAATATAAAGGAGCTTTCGGGCTCCTTTTTTTATGGAAATCCTATTCCCAACGATATAATTTTAACCCCACCTGATCTCCCCGAAGGGGAGGAAATATCCCCCTTTTGGGGATTATAGGGGGCGGAAATAACCAACTGATAGAACGACAAGAATCCTTTCAGGTTTATTGGTACTTTCATAAATAACGCTCCTTTTCAAAAACATAACCTATTTCTCAACCTTCAAAACCACAACTTTATCGCCAGCTTTCAGCGAGCCCTCTGAAGAGAATAACCGAATATTTCCTTTTTGATTCTCGATCAGAATTGGCAAAGTATCATCTGTATCTATTTTATTTTCGTCGATCCATTGTTGGCACGACATTTCTTTTTCAATGAGAATACTGCTTTCCTCAGCTTCATCGTGCTGCATTCTGTGTATCCATTCATCTATGCTCACTGGCGAAGCAAACAGAAGATTTTTGCTCTCCGATTCTGAGGTAGCATCAAACTCCTCGGAAGGAGATTGTGTTATTACTACATCAGGAACAAGGAACTTTTCTTTTGCCATTTTTGTGGCAAGTGTATTTACCAGGTTATTTGTTGTCATTCCAACAACTGTAGACACATTATCGGCATGAATATCTTCCCAGGTGGTTTCATCTAAGGCATTTCCAAACAAGCTTTTAAATCCTGCTTTTTCAGCTTTCGCTGCTAGTTCACGGTTATTGTCAATAAGCGTAACCGGCTCCTGATCTTTAAAATATTTAGCCAGAATAAGGCTTAGCGGATTCACACCAAGGAATATAATTCCCTTGCGTTCGTCCATATAAACCAGCTCGCCTCGTTTGCGCAGCCATTTGGTTGTCCAACTTAGAAATACCGGAACCGTGAGCGTGGTAAAAATGGCCATAAACACCAGTATGGAGAAAATGGCTTTATCGATAATCCCCAATCCGAGACCGATCTCTGCAATGATGATTTCAACGGCTCCACGGCCATTCATGCCTGTTCCGATGGTAATTCCTTCGCGCCAGCCGTTTCGCGATGGGAGATAAAACAAAGCTGTACCTACAATTTTGCCAACTATAGCCAGTGTTGTTACCAGAATGAGTAAACCCAGGTCGGTTTTAAAAACGTTTATGTCGACAAAGAATCCGGCAGTTACAAAGAAAATCGGTGCCATAAATCCTATGGAGACATCGTAAAACGCTTTGTTCAGTTCTTTCGAAATCTTCTTTGGGAAGAGGTTGTCTTTGATAAACAAACCAGCCATAAATGCTCCCAAGATGCTGTGCATCCCGGCCAGTTCTGCCAATTCGCAGTAGCCAAAAGTTACAATCAGGATCATGGTGAAATAGGCCGTGCTGCTTTTCATGCCTGAACGCGAAATGTACTTTCCGAAGCGGGGCAATAGAAAAACGCCTATTGAAATGGTAAGCCCAAAAAATAACAGGATCTTTCCGCCAATCAGCAGTAGTTGTGTAATATTTACAACATTGGTTTCGGCAAAGTTGGTGATGCCTGAAAATATGACCAGCGCCAATGTGTCGGAGATTAGTGCACCAGCCATTAAAACGTAGGCAATGCGCGTGTTTAGTAGTTTCAAATCGATAAGGATACGACTTTTTGTAGCCAGCGAGGTTACTCCAATGGCAATGGCAACAAACAGTCCGGCAATGGGAGTTCCGCCCGTCCAGACGATGGCAAAGTAACCCAATAAAAAGGGGACGAAAAATCCTCCAATGGCTGCGAGGAGTCCTGCCCACGAAGCTTTTTTCAGGTCGCGAAAATCGATTTCCATACCGATGTAAACCATCAGCAGGATAATTCCGATTTCGGCCAGCACCTTAATCGCCTCGGAATATTCGAGCCATCCTAATACGGCCGGTCCCAGTATAATTCCTATAAGCAACTCACCGAGAATGGCGGGGTAACCAATTTTACGTATCCCAACTCCTCCAAGATAAGCTGCAAGTAATACAGCAGAAATATTCAGGATATTAATGTGAAACTCCTCCATAGCGCTGTTATTAAAGTTATGTCCCTTTCACAATATATGAAATTTAGTCCAAATAGAATACCTGTTAGTATTAAATGAATTGTTAATGTGTTTGCGGTTGTAGTACTGCAACTAGGAAGGGAAGGAGAAGCTCTGGGAAAGTTAATTCGTTTTTAATCCTGTTTTTCGTTTTCACTAAATGGCGTAGCAATATAGTCTTCGCCATTCATAACTTTTACCGTATTGGTAATTGAACCTAAGGCGTTTATCAAAAGTAAACCAAGAACTGGAGTAGTAATGGTTGTTTTCCAGTAAACCCAAAAGCAGCCCAAAAGAACGCCGCAGATCATCAATTGAAATCTGATTACAGAATGATAATGGTCGGACATTGCTTTTGTTTTGTGCTTTCTCGTTCGCCACATTAGTATTGTTGGAGATCGTAACGGAAGGATACTACTCATATGTAAAAATCCTAACCAGGTATTGTTCTGCTTTTCAGTTTCCTCCATTTCTTCTGCTTCGTTGGCGGTAAACAGACTAAAATCAACTTCCAGAGTTTTGACAATTATTTGAAGTGTGTAAGCCCTCGGATCTACCTGCCCGTTTTCGATGCGCTGAATGGTTCGGGGGCTCACTTCTGTTTTCTCTGCCAGCTCTTCCTGAGTCATGCCTTTTTAATCCGTAATTCTTTAATGAGTTTTCCGGTTTCCATTCAAATGTCTCACTGATTACTTTGAATTCCAACTGCACTAACTCGACCATGTTTTATACACCGTGTTTGGGGGCAGGTGCTTATTTTTTTATTTCCCATTTTGGAGTCATAGCAATTCTTTTTCCATCATCTGTTGTATATTCTTCTAAAGAGTTTTCTTTCGACTGTATGCAAATGTACACCATGTTCTCATCTGAGGTGTTGCATAAACTTCTCACACCATCTGGCGAAACTCTTATTACACTTCCTTCCTGAATCGGAAAACAATCATCATCTACCTGGTAATAACCTGAACCTTTGAGTATAATGTATGTTTCTTCGTCTTTGTAATGTATGTGGAAATAACCTAATTCTGATTTTGGAGGTATTGTTGTATACGATATCTCAGTTCCGGTGGATTTGGAAGGAGCTTTTAAAAACACTTTCCCTTTAATTTCAGTCTTGAGTTTTGGATGTATAAGTGAATGTTTTTCTATATCTTCCAAACTGCCAACATTAACTGCAGTATAATTCTTGCTTTCTGATATCAATTCTACCTTTTTCATTTTCTTTCTATTTTTTAATTTTAAACAACTTGAACTTGTGAAATTTTTGAACAAGTTGACCTTTCCTCAAGTTCATCAGTTTTATAAATATTTGACTTTCAGAATTATTCATTTTCGATTTTTTTCAAATAGCCAATCTTTAAGTGACTTTTTCGTCTTTTTTCATTATGGCTAACGTACGTGGAACCCAACAGGTCGGGTTATATTTCTATTATCGGGTTGGGTTATCCGCCCATTTTGGGTGTATAACCCAACATTTTGTAAAAATAGTGTATTTTTAGCGTATTCAACAGCTTGATTTTTATAGCATTAAATATAATGGTTTTTTCGTGCGATTGGAAATAACCAGTACAAAGCTGTTTTTACTTACCGGCCAGGTCTCGAATAGTTTGCCGCAGTATATTTACTTCAAGCTCCAGTCCTTTAACCCGGTTTTGCAGGATTTTATTTTCTTCTACCAATTCGGTATCGGCGCAATCAGGTTCCGGTTAGGGGAATTTTGTAGCCAGTTCGCGAAAGAGGTTGTATTTCAGGAAATTACTCAGTGACTTTTCCTAGCCTGAAAAATTCATTAAATTTTTCACACAAAGTGTTCTCCTAGGGGATAAAGTCGTCGCACAAACAAAAATCATATTAAAATTATCCGTTGGGAGTAAAAAAGATTGTCAGCACCCAATTTAAACCACCTGCATCTTTTATATTTATTGTGAATTACATCAAAACAATACTATCCGCATGAAAGCACTTTTATTCTTAATATCAATCCTGTTTTTGAGTGCCTGTTCTCAGCAGTCACAACCAGTATTAACCACCGTTGCCGGGACTTCGGATACCACGTTATTGGTAGAGCCGTTCGGAATGTGTACCGACGGCAGTGGAAACTTTTATATTGCCGACGTGGGTAAACACTGTATCAGCCGCGTAACACCCGATGGAGTGGTCGAGCTCTTTGCCGGAACTGCAAAACCGGGAACCGCTGACGGCAAACTTAAAAGTGCCGAATTTGATAGTCCTTCTGGTTTGTGTTTCGATAAAGACGGCAATTTGTATGTGGCTGGTTTTGGTGGACAGAATGTACGAAAAATATCGCCCGATGGAGAGGTGACAACAGTTGCCGGAACAGGCGAAGAAGGTTATCGTAACGGTCCGGCAGACGAAGCAATTTTTAGTTCGCCGCGTGGTGTTTGTATCGACTCGAAAGGGAATATTTTTGTGGCTGATTGCTGGAATCACCGCATTCGTAAAATCTCGTCCGATGGAATGGTGACGACTTTTGCAGGTGGAGGCAAACGTGGCGAGCTGGTGGTAAACGACTGGAAAGATGGTGCCGATACCACTGCACGTTTTGACGCGCCTTGCGGACTGGCCATAGATGCAAATGACAACATTTTTGTGGCTGATGCCAATAACAACAGTATTCGCAAAATTACACCCGATGGTAGGGTAACAACCCTGGCCGGAACCGACCACCGCAAAGGTTTGGTTGACGGAACAAAAGAAGAGGCGGTTTTGAATGTGCCAACAGAATTATTTGCCGCTTCTGATGGAACCATTTTTTTCTCCGACACCTATAATCATTGCATCCGGAAAATTACACCCGATGGTCGTGTGATCACACTCGTTGGAACCGGAGAAGAAGGTTATTCGGAACAAGAACCATTGGAGTCCTTACTCAGTAATCCTAGAGGAATTTGTGTTTACAATGGTTACCTGTATTTCGTTGAAATGGGAAATCATTCACTTCGTAAGTTGAAATTGTAGTTTCTCCTTTTCAATTTTTGTTTCCGAAATTGGAATTTTTTTTACACCGAGGCTTTAGCCCGGTGTTGAGTGTAATCTAACGGAAAGGCTTTAGTCTTTAATGATTAAATGCTGAAGCCAATCTCATTTTTATACTGTAAACACCGCCCTAAACCTAAAGGACGGTGCAAAAATCATCTTGTTTTGTTATTGAGTAATGAAGCGGGGTAACTTCGCAATTAAACTACTTATCCCCGGCCTTAAAATATAGAATAAGGTTGGCATAATCGATAACTGCCTGATGGTTTTTCATCCAGTCGCGGCCAAAAATACCAAAACTCGGAAGTGCATCGTGAGTAGTATTGCCGTATTCTGCAAAATCGGAGAATTCAGCCCGCTGTGCAGGTATTTCAAAAGTAACACCGGCTATGCTGTATGCAATTGGAGTGGTATTTTTATACACATCGGGCGTGGTATTATCGGGGCTGTGGTCGCGCGTGTTGGTGGCGTTAAGTGCAAGCACATTTTTAAAAGTAAGCACATCGAGGCTGTAATCCGAAGCAACCGTACCAATGGTTATCGGGATTTCCTTTTGAAGCACATCAAAGTACACCTGCATAAATACTTCGCTGTCGCTGATTTCAAACCGTGTGTATTTATATTCGTTTTCAAGTAGTTTACTATCCGGTTTATCGGTTTTGGCTACACCAATTTCAAGCTGTTCGTTTACAAAATCAATTTTCACTTTTTCTTTTTGCAGCCAGTCAACACCCAACATTCCCTGTGCTGCTTTTCCTTCCTCTTCGGGCCAGTCAAACACCGGTATATTTTCAATTCCGTTAAAAACATGTTCGCCAATGCTGAATGCTGCAACGTTTATTCTGCCGCGGCCACGCTCGCTGTATCCATAATCGTCGATCTTTGTAAGAGGCTCACCATTATTCAATTGCTCAGCCACATCGTGCGTCAGCATCATGTAAAAACCGGCATTACCATGCACCATCATCGGAACCGTTTTTTCCAATCCAAAATTGGCGTCAACAACATAGCGGTTTCCTCCAAAAACAATCTGCTGCATTTGTACAGGTTCTGTTTTGGTTTCCGGTAACGATTTTTCTTTGGTATTATGCTTTGTGTCACAGGCCAGCAACAGGATGGTAAGTGTTATAAGTGAAAATATCTTCATTCGGAAATAATTGTATTATCGAACTATATTTTGTTTTGCCACGGGATTTTAAACGTCGAAATAATAAATCGATTTGTAATCGAGTTTTTGGGCGCCAATCCGGTCGTAAAAATCCATGGCACTCAGGTTGCGGTTATTTACATACCAGTCAATCACTTTTGCTCCTTTACTTTTTGCATAAGTTTTAAGGTGCTTCATCAGCATGGCGCCAATGCCCAGTTTACGGTATTCGGGAAATATAAACAAATCTTCGATGTGGTAATTGGCAACAGCTTTAAACGTTGAGAAGCTCTTAAAAATAAGTGTAAAACCACAAACTTTCTTGTCTTCGTTTTCGGCTACAAATACGGTTACGTGGGTGTCGGGTGCAAAAATTGTGTTACGAATGTCCTGTTCGGTGGCAGTTACCATATCTACCTGATCAACATGAACGGCAAGGCCTTTAATACATTCCAAAATAATTCCGGCATCTTCTGGTTTGGCTTCTCTGATTTGTATCATAAATGGAAATTATTACAATTTACCGGCTCTAACACGACTAAGCGATTCCGGTGTCATTAAAAGGTACGATGCAATATGGTTTACCGAGGCGCGTTTGGCTGCATCGGGATATTCGTGAAGAAAACGCTTGTAACGTTCGTGCACGGTTTCGTAGCGCCACGAGTCGGCTTTTTGCTGCGACAGAATTAACGAGCTTTCCAATATTTTACGAAGCAGGTTGCCCAGTTGTGGTTGGTTCTGCGATAATTTTACAAATTCATGGTAAGGAATAAAATAAACAGTACTGTCCTCCAGCGCTTCAACCAGTAGTTTCGAGCCTTGCTGCAAAAACAGGCTGTTAATACACAAGGCTCCCTGATTTTCGCAGGCAAAATGTTCGGTAATCTCCCGGTCGTCTTTGTAGTAAAATTGTCTTAACATTCCTTTGCCTACCCAGTAAATATTTTTTGCAATTTCACCTTCCTTTAACAGCAGTTCGCCTTTCTTTACCTCTTTTTTTACAATGATAGAAGCCAGTAGTTTCTCCTCTTTCATATCTAGTTTATGAAGGTTTTCGGCGAGGATTTTTACTAATTTTAATGCTTCACTCATAATTTAATTGTATTGCTACTGCTGTAATACAAACAAATTTAAAAAAGAAAGCGATTGGAAGAAATATTCCTGACAGACATTATTTTCTGATATAGATCAAACGCAAAAATTAGTATTGAATTTATTTTTGGCAAGAGGAATGACAGAATCAATAAATCATATTAATCAATAAGAACTAAAACAGATGAAGAAAAGAATTCTAACTATAGGCATTGCTCTGTTTCTGGCAATTGCTGTTAGTCCAAAGATTAGTGTAGCGCAGGATGCCCTGCAATTGGGGAAAGATCCTGTAGAGAAGGTTATCGGTGCGATGACCATTGAAGAGAAAGCTCATTTTCTGATTGGTACCGGAATGGCCGGAATGTCGGGAAATGATGCAGTGGTGGGAGAAACTCAATCGTTAGTTCCCGGTGCTGCCGGTACAACATATCCAATTCCGCGTTTGGGAATTCCGGCTGTAGTTTTGGCCGATGGCCCTGCAGGATTACGTATTTCGCCAACCCGCGAAGGCGATGAAAATACCTACTATTGTACAGGTTTCCCGGTGGGAACAGTAATGGCATGTACCTGGAATACCGATTTGGTAGAGCAGGTTGGTAAAGCTATGGGTAACGAGGTATTGGAATATGGTGCTGATGTATTGCTGGCTCCGGCATTAAACATTCAGCGTAATCCGCTTAACGGACGAAATTTTGAATACTATTCGGAAGATCCGGTTGTAGCCGGTAAAATTGCTGCTGCTATGGTTCGTGGTGTACAAAGCAATGGTGTTGGTACATCCATCAAACACTTTGTGGCAAACAACCAGGAAACTAACCGTACTGGCAACGACTCACGTGTTTCTCCACGTGCCATGCGCGAACTTTACCTTAAAGGTTTCGAGATTGCAGTAAAAGAATCGCAGCCATGGACAGTGATGAGCTCGTACAACTATGTTAACGGAATTTATACTTCGGAAAGAAAAGACTTGCTTACCGATATTTTACGCGATGAGTGGGGATTTAAAGGCCTGGTAATGACTGACTGGTTTGGTGGAACTGATGCAGTGGCACAAATCGAGGCCGGTAACGATCTGTTGGAGCCCGGACGCCCTGAACAATTTAATGCATTGGTTGCCGCAATGAAAAGTGGTAAACTTTCAATGGAAGATGTTGACCTTTGTGTAAACCGCATTATGGAGTTGGTACTTCTTTCGCCACGTTTTAAAGGTTACGAATATTCAAATAAACCTGATCTGAAAGCTCATGCTGAAATTACCCGTCAGTCGGCTGCGGAAGGAATGATTTTGCTGGAAAACAAAAACAAAACGTTGCCTTTGGAATCGTCGGTTAAGAAAGTTGCTGCTTTTGGTATTACTTCGTACAATATGATT harbors:
- a CDS encoding cation:proton antiporter, translating into MEEFHINILNISAVLLAAYLGGVGIRKIGYPAILGELLIGIILGPAVLGWLEYSEAIKVLAEIGIILLMVYIGMEIDFRDLKKASWAGLLAAIGGFFVPFLLGYFAIVWTGGTPIAGLFVAIAIGVTSLATKSRILIDLKLLNTRIAYVLMAGALISDTLALVIFSGITNFAETNVVNITQLLLIGGKILLFFGLTISIGVFLLPRFGKYISRSGMKSSTAYFTMILIVTFGYCELAELAGMHSILGAFMAGLFIKDNLFPKKISKELNKAFYDVSIGFMAPIFFVTAGFFVDINVFKTDLGLLILVTTLAIVGKIVGTALFYLPSRNGWREGITIGTGMNGRGAVEIIIAEIGLGLGIIDKAIFSILVFMAIFTTLTVPVFLSWTTKWLRKRGELVYMDERKGIIFLGVNPLSLILAKYFKDQEPVTLIDNNRELAAKAEKAGFKSLFGNALDETTWEDIHADNVSTVVGMTTNNLVNTLATKMAKEKFLVPDVVITQSPSEEFDATSESESKNLLFASPVSIDEWIHRMQHDEAEESSILIEKEMSCQQWIDENKIDTDDTLPILIENQKGNIRLFSSEGSLKAGDKVVVLKVEK
- the gltA gene encoding NADPH-dependent glutamate synthase — protein: MHKILRKRILNPAVEEIVVEAPYVARKCQPGQFIIIIVEEGGERIPLTIADYNRAEQSVTMIYQVVGHSTQLLQQKNVGETISDVAGPLGLPCVDHKPKKVLGIGGGVGAAPLYPQIKMHAGNDVEIDVVLGGRSAEFVILQEEFSQLAKNVFVATDDGSLGTKGFVTNIVQKLLEEGNQYDEVIAIGPIPMMKAVVNVVKPFNIPISVSLNPLMVDGTGMCGGCRVSIAGKTKFACVDGPDFNGYEVDFDEITSRQGMYKDQEKNHNCRIGLSGEHKKATKVVAPITAQMKGRFNMQSEKTPMQELDPIERSKSFGEVAMGYTEEEAINEAKRCIQCKRPSCVSGCPVNVNIPEFIGHIAQGDFQEAYKSIKSYNSLPAVCGRVCPQENQCEAICVRGKNDEPVAIGRLERFIADYARESKFEEEIPQHNSGRKIAVIGAGPAGIACAGELAKKGHEVVVFEALHTPGGVLMYGIPEFRLPKQIVREEIDSIKKMGVKIEKNVIVGKSLTVEDLKEDGFEAIFISTGAGLPRFLNIDGENLNGVYSANEFLTRVNLMESFKRETPSPVQKGDKVAVVGGGNVAMDACRTALRLGAEEVYIIYRRGEDELPARAEEIEHAKEEGIQFKLLANPVKIHDNGSGWVGAIENQQMELGEPDASGRRRPVPVEGETFLLDVNKVVIAVGQSPNPLITQSTKGLDLHSWGGIIVDEQTMKTSKENVYAGGDVVTGAATVILAMGAGKTAANAIDEQLN
- a CDS encoding helix-turn-helix domain-containing protein, which produces MTQEELAEKTEVSPRTIQRIENGQVDPRAYTLQIIVKTLEVDFSLFTANEAEEMEETEKQNNTWLGFLHMSSILPLRSPTILMWRTRKHKTKAMSDHYHSVIRFQLMICGVLLGCFWVYWKTTITTPVLGLLLINALGSITNTVKVMNGEDYIATPFSENEKQD
- a CDS encoding Crp/Fnr family transcriptional regulator codes for the protein MSEALKLVKILAENLHKLDMKEEKLLASIIVKKEVKKGELLLKEGEIAKNIYWVGKGMLRQFYYKDDREITEHFACENQGALCINSLFLQQGSKLLVEALEDSTVYFIPYHEFVKLSQNQPQLGNLLRKILESSLILSQQKADSWRYETVHERYKRFLHEYPDAAKRASVNHIASYLLMTPESLSRVRAGKL
- a CDS encoding GNAT family N-acetyltransferase yields the protein MIQIREAKPEDAGIILECIKGLAVHVDQVDMVTATEQDIRNTIFAPDTHVTVFVAENEDKKVCGFTLIFKSFSTFKAVANYHIEDLFIFPEYRKLGIGAMLMKHLKTYAKSKGAKVIDWYVNNRNLSAMDFYDRIGAQKLDYKSIYYFDV
- a CDS encoding cupin domain-containing protein, translating into MKKVELISESKNYTAVNVGSLEDIEKHSLIHPKLKTEIKGKVFLKAPSKSTGTEISYTTIPPKSELGYFHIHYKDEETYIILKGSGYYQVDDDCFPIQEGSVIRVSPDGVRSLCNTSDENMVYICIQSKENSLEEYTTDDGKRIAMTPKWEIKK
- a CDS encoding NHL repeat-containing protein produces the protein MKALLFLISILFLSACSQQSQPVLTTVAGTSDTTLLVEPFGMCTDGSGNFYIADVGKHCISRVTPDGVVELFAGTAKPGTADGKLKSAEFDSPSGLCFDKDGNLYVAGFGGQNVRKISPDGEVTTVAGTGEEGYRNGPADEAIFSSPRGVCIDSKGNIFVADCWNHRIRKISSDGMVTTFAGGGKRGELVVNDWKDGADTTARFDAPCGLAIDANDNIFVADANNNSIRKITPDGRVTTLAGTDHRKGLVDGTKEEAVLNVPTELFAASDGTIFFSDTYNHCIRKITPDGRVITLVGTGEEGYSEQEPLESLLSNPRGICVYNGYLYFVEMGNHSLRKLKL
- a CDS encoding beta-glucosidase; translated protein: MKKRILTIGIALFLAIAVSPKISVAQDALQLGKDPVEKVIGAMTIEEKAHFLIGTGMAGMSGNDAVVGETQSLVPGAAGTTYPIPRLGIPAVVLADGPAGLRISPTREGDENTYYCTGFPVGTVMACTWNTDLVEQVGKAMGNEVLEYGADVLLAPALNIQRNPLNGRNFEYYSEDPVVAGKIAAAMVRGVQSNGVGTSIKHFVANNQETNRTGNDSRVSPRAMRELYLKGFEIAVKESQPWTVMSSYNYVNGIYTSERKDLLTDILRDEWGFKGLVMTDWFGGTDAVAQIEAGNDLLEPGRPEQFNALVAAMKSGKLSMEDVDLCVNRIMELVLLSPRFKGYEYSNKPDLKAHAEITRQSAAEGMILLENKNKTLPLESSVKKVAAFGITSYNMIAGGTGSGDVHKAYTVSLIEGLTGAGYKLSKSITKEYETYLAEEAKTKSEDMGQLSAFLPKVRPDEFVPSEDMLAKAVKENDVAIITIGRISGEFLDRKLDRDFNLSENEIGLISSVSKAFQDAGKKAVVILNIGGVIETASWKNIPDAVLLAGQAGQEGGNTIADALTGKVNPSGKLTATYPIKFEDHWSSENFPSTPEEQKLDMSGFLSAERKVSDKRRNVDYTVYAEDIYVGYRYFDKYEVPVSYPFGYGKSYTTFEYSGAKLCESNGNYTVTVSIKNTGDYAGKEVVQLYVSAPDSKYADKPLKELKAFAKTAELQPGESETVTLTFKKADVASFNTLEQAWITDAGDYKVLVGASSADIKAEMPFALNKTEWIEKVHKAF